The following are from one region of the Georgenia sp. M64 genome:
- a CDS encoding FAD-dependent oxidoreductase — protein MTSSRPLSVALVGAGPAGIYAADILSKSGLEVSIDLFERLPAPFGLVRYGVAPDHPRIKQIIVALYKILQRGDIRLVGNVDVGKDVSLADLQRHYDAVIFSTGSDRDAPLNIPGIELPGSYGAADFVSWYDGHPDVPRTWPLEAREVAVLGVGNVALDVARILAKHARDLMVTEIPENVAQALAASPVTDVHVFGRRGPAQVKFTPLELRELGKVPDVDVVVYDEDFQFDEGSEESIRSSNQTKQVVKTLMDWTLKDPAERTAPRRIHLHFMHRPVEVLGSDRVEGIRTERTELTGDGSVRGTGEFVDTPVQAVYRAVGYFGSPVPGLPFDERSGVIPNTEGRVLGDDGEYLTGVYATGWIKRGPVGLIGSTKSDAQQTIAHLVEDARAGLLRAHGDAVGHEAMLAELDAAGVRYTTWEGWELLDAFEQQLGQAYEGVERERVKVVERETMTAISRGEEHDGRLL, from the coding sequence GTGACCAGCTCCCGCCCGTTGTCCGTCGCGCTCGTCGGCGCCGGCCCGGCCGGCATCTACGCCGCCGACATCCTGTCCAAGTCAGGGCTCGAGGTGTCCATCGACCTCTTCGAGCGGCTGCCCGCCCCGTTCGGCCTCGTGCGCTACGGCGTCGCCCCGGACCACCCGCGGATCAAGCAGATCATCGTGGCGCTGTACAAGATCCTCCAGCGCGGGGACATCCGGCTCGTCGGGAACGTCGACGTCGGCAAGGACGTCTCCCTGGCGGACCTGCAGCGGCACTACGACGCGGTGATCTTCTCCACCGGCTCCGACCGCGACGCCCCCCTGAACATCCCCGGGATCGAGCTGCCCGGCAGCTACGGCGCCGCGGACTTCGTCTCCTGGTACGACGGTCACCCCGACGTCCCGCGCACGTGGCCGCTCGAGGCCCGGGAGGTCGCGGTGCTCGGCGTCGGCAACGTCGCGCTCGACGTCGCGCGGATCCTCGCCAAGCACGCGCGCGACCTCATGGTCACCGAGATCCCCGAGAACGTCGCCCAGGCGCTGGCCGCGAGCCCCGTCACCGACGTGCACGTCTTCGGCCGCCGCGGCCCGGCGCAGGTGAAGTTCACCCCGCTGGAGCTGCGCGAGCTGGGCAAGGTGCCGGACGTCGACGTCGTCGTCTACGACGAGGACTTCCAGTTCGACGAGGGCTCCGAGGAGTCCATCCGGTCCTCGAACCAGACCAAGCAGGTCGTCAAGACCCTCATGGACTGGACGCTCAAGGACCCCGCCGAGCGGACCGCCCCGCGCCGCATCCACCTGCACTTCATGCACCGGCCCGTGGAGGTGCTCGGCTCCGACCGCGTCGAGGGCATCCGCACCGAGCGCACCGAGCTCACCGGCGACGGCAGCGTGCGGGGCACGGGGGAGTTCGTCGACACCCCCGTCCAGGCCGTCTACCGGGCGGTGGGCTACTTCGGCTCGCCCGTCCCGGGCCTGCCCTTCGACGAGCGGTCCGGCGTCATCCCCAACACCGAGGGCCGGGTCCTCGGCGACGACGGCGAGTACCTCACCGGCGTCTACGCCACCGGCTGGATCAAGCGCGGCCCGGTGGGCCTGATCGGCTCGACGAAGTCCGACGCCCAGCAGACGATCGCGCACCTCGTCGAGGACGCCCGGGCCGGCCTGCTGCGCGCGCACGGCGACGCCGTCGGGCACGAGGCGATGCTCGCCGAGCTCGACGCGGCGGGTGTGCGGTACACGACGTGGGAGGGCTGGGAGCTCCTCGACGCCTTCGAGCAACAGCTCGGCCAGGCCTACGAGGGGGTCGAGCGTGAGCGGGTCAAGGTCGTCGAGCGCGAGACGATGACGGCGATCTCCCGCGGTGAGGAGCACGACGGCCGCCTGCTCTGA
- a CDS encoding polyprenyl synthetase family protein gives MTTTILPLGDAELEARLQPAMTAVEERLRAAVAGADALVDAPAAHLAAAGGKRLRPLLTLLAAQLGEGTGDDVLTAGVAVELTHLATLYHDDVMDSAPMRRGAPAAHEVWGNSVAILTGDLLFARASQMVASLGPDAVRVHAETFERLCLGQLHETLGPADGQDARAHYIQVLADKTGSLIATSARYGATFSGAGAEVAEVMARYGEKVGVAFQLADDVIDLSADAATTGKTPGTDLREGVDTMPVLLLRERAAAGTLDEAGAAVLARLGTDLGSDEDLRAVVAGLRDHEVVAEAKALATAWAHDAVAELAPLPEGPVKDALGAFASLLVDRLA, from the coding sequence GTGACGACGACCATCCTCCCCCTGGGGGACGCCGAGCTCGAGGCCCGGCTCCAGCCCGCCATGACCGCGGTGGAGGAGCGGCTGCGCGCCGCCGTGGCCGGCGCCGACGCGCTCGTCGACGCCCCGGCGGCGCACCTGGCCGCGGCGGGCGGGAAGCGGCTGCGGCCGCTGCTCACCCTGCTGGCCGCCCAGCTGGGGGAGGGCACCGGCGACGACGTCCTCACCGCCGGGGTCGCCGTCGAGCTGACGCACCTCGCCACCCTGTACCACGACGACGTCATGGACTCGGCGCCGATGCGTCGCGGGGCGCCCGCCGCCCACGAGGTGTGGGGCAACTCCGTGGCCATCCTCACCGGGGACCTGCTCTTCGCCCGTGCGTCCCAGATGGTCGCCTCCCTCGGCCCGGACGCCGTGCGGGTCCACGCCGAGACCTTCGAGCGGCTGTGCCTGGGCCAGCTCCACGAGACCCTGGGGCCCGCCGACGGCCAGGACGCCCGCGCCCACTACATCCAGGTCCTCGCGGACAAGACCGGCTCCCTCATCGCGACCTCCGCGCGCTACGGCGCGACGTTCTCCGGCGCGGGCGCCGAGGTCGCCGAGGTCATGGCCCGCTACGGCGAGAAGGTCGGCGTGGCGTTCCAGCTCGCCGACGACGTCATCGACCTCTCGGCCGACGCCGCCACGACCGGCAAGACCCCCGGCACGGACCTGCGCGAGGGGGTCGACACCATGCCGGTGCTGCTGCTGCGCGAGCGTGCCGCCGCCGGCACCCTGGACGAGGCCGGCGCCGCCGTGCTGGCCCGGCTGGGCACCGACCTCGGCTCGGACGAGGACCTGCGTGCCGTCGTCGCCGGCCTGCGCGACCACGAGGTCGTCGCCGAGGCCAAGGCGCTGGCCACCGCGTGGGCCCACGACGCCGTCGCCGAGCTCGCGCCGCTGCCCGAGGGGCCGGTCAAGGACGCCCTCGGCGCCTTCGCCTCCCTGCTCGTGGACCGCCTGGCCTGA
- the rarD gene encoding EamA family transporter RarD has product MSLSPTEPGAGAPAAAAAGTDTAPGAPGAPGGTVPGPGGRTSDATPTGGLPYGLGAYLMWGAFPLYFRLLEEAGAVEIVAHRAAWSLVFCLGLLAVTGALRTLRPVLRSGRTLAVLSLGAALVAANWLVYVYGVNTGRTVDAALGYFINPLVTVLLAVVVLGERLRPMQWVATGVGGAAVVVIAVGYGKLPWISLTLAATFGLYSLVKNRVGRTVGALAGLTVETAALFPVAVAYLVVLGATGAGVVGVAGADPGLTALLVASGPLTAVPLLLFGAAARRLPLSVIGMLQYLTPALQLAVGVAVFHEPMPPERWAGFALVWAAIVVLSVDGARAERTRRRLVRA; this is encoded by the coding sequence GTGAGCCTCTCCCCCACCGAGCCCGGAGCCGGAGCGCCGGCCGCAGCCGCCGCCGGGACCGACACCGCCCCCGGCGCCCCCGGCGCCCCCGGCGGGACCGTCCCCGGACCCGGCGGGCGGACGTCCGACGCGACGCCGACCGGCGGCCTGCCCTACGGCCTGGGCGCCTACCTCATGTGGGGCGCCTTCCCGCTGTACTTCCGCCTCCTGGAGGAGGCGGGCGCGGTCGAGATCGTCGCGCACCGCGCGGCGTGGAGCCTGGTGTTCTGCCTGGGCCTGCTGGCCGTGACCGGTGCGCTGCGGACCCTGCGCCCGGTGCTGCGCTCCGGCCGGACGCTGGCGGTGCTCTCCCTCGGCGCGGCGCTGGTGGCGGCGAACTGGCTCGTCTACGTCTACGGGGTCAACACCGGCCGCACGGTCGACGCCGCGCTCGGCTACTTCATCAACCCGCTCGTCACCGTCCTCCTCGCCGTCGTGGTCCTCGGCGAGCGCCTGCGCCCGATGCAGTGGGTGGCGACCGGGGTCGGCGGGGCGGCCGTCGTCGTCATCGCGGTCGGCTACGGCAAGCTGCCGTGGATCTCCCTCACCCTGGCGGCGACCTTCGGCCTGTACTCGCTGGTGAAGAACCGCGTGGGCCGGACCGTGGGCGCCCTGGCGGGCCTGACCGTCGAGACCGCCGCGCTCTTCCCGGTGGCGGTCGCCTACCTCGTCGTCCTGGGCGCGACGGGCGCCGGGGTGGTCGGCGTCGCCGGTGCCGACCCCGGCCTGACGGCGCTCCTCGTCGCCTCCGGGCCGCTCACCGCGGTGCCCCTGCTGCTGTTCGGCGCGGCGGCCCGCCGGCTGCCGCTGAGCGTCATCGGCATGCTCCAGTACCTCACGCCCGCCCTCCAGCTCGCGGTGGGCGTGGCGGTCTTCCACGAGCCGATGCCGCCGGAGCGGTGGGCGGGGTTCGCGCTGGTGTGGGCCGCGATCGTCGTGCTCAGCGTCGACGGCGCGCGCGCCGAGCGGACCCGCCGGCGCCTGGTGCGCGCCTGA
- a CDS encoding MaoC family dehydratase N-terminal domain-containing protein: MTESSTRPTGVDQTLVGRSYAPRETYEVSRVKIAEMAEATGATHPAHTDPDAAWALGYADLVAPPTFAVVIAQRAEQAYVASPESGIDFSRVVHAEERLTHHRPIVAGDRLRTTVHVDRIVERAGITLVTTRAEIADAEDAPVATVVSVLAVRGEGR; encoded by the coding sequence ATGACCGAGAGCAGCACCCGCCCCACCGGCGTCGACCAGACGCTCGTGGGGCGTTCCTATGCCCCGCGGGAGACGTACGAGGTCTCCCGGGTCAAGATCGCCGAGATGGCCGAGGCGACGGGTGCGACCCACCCGGCCCACACCGACCCCGACGCCGCCTGGGCCCTGGGCTACGCCGACCTGGTGGCGCCCCCCACGTTCGCCGTCGTCATCGCCCAGCGCGCCGAGCAGGCCTACGTCGCCTCGCCCGAGTCCGGGATCGACTTCTCCCGCGTCGTCCACGCCGAGGAGCGGCTGACCCACCACCGGCCCATCGTGGCCGGGGACCGGCTGCGCACCACCGTCCACGTCGACCGCATCGTCGAGCGTGCGGGCATCACCCTCGTCACCACCCGGGCCGAGATCGCCGACGCCGAGGACGCCCCGGTCGCCACCGTCGTGTCCGTCCTCGCCGTGCGGGGTGAGGGGCGATGA
- the nuoN gene encoding NADH-quinone oxidoreductase subunit NuoN, giving the protein MNTFVAPAVDWAALTPILIVLGAAVLGVLLEAFVPRPARRAVQLVLSLLATAAALVAVVWRWTVVEAEGPREIVGGALIEDGPTLAAQAILALVGFLGLLVIADRTESGEGAFVAMAASRPGSPEEADSTRAAWVQTEVFPLTMFALTGMLAFPAAGDLLTLFVALEVLSLPLYVLSGMARRRRLLSQEASLKYFLLGAFASAFVIFGIALLYGYSGTVRLSGLAQAVPATVGMDWLLLGGSVLVIMGLLFKVGAVPFHAWTPDVYTGAPTPVTGFMAAATKVAAFGALLRFVYVVVPDLGWDLAPFMWAVIILTMLVGTVLGIIQTDVKRMLAYSSIAHAGFVLIGVISLRSQGISSVLFYLLAYGLATVGAFALVTLVRERDTEGNVTGEATHLSQWAGLGRRSPAAAVAMVVFLLSFAGIPLTGGFIGKFAVFSAGVDGGAWVLVLLAVLASAATAFFYVRLVVLMFFTEPDGETTAVVASEGLTTVAVGVAVVGTVLLGVLPGPVLDLAAQAAVFLP; this is encoded by the coding sequence GTGAACACGTTCGTCGCACCCGCCGTCGACTGGGCGGCCCTGACCCCGATCCTCATCGTCCTGGGGGCCGCCGTCCTCGGTGTGCTCCTCGAGGCCTTCGTGCCGCGGCCGGCCCGCCGGGCCGTCCAGCTGGTGCTGAGCCTGCTCGCCACCGCCGCCGCGCTCGTGGCCGTCGTGTGGCGCTGGACGGTCGTCGAGGCCGAGGGGCCGCGTGAGATCGTCGGCGGCGCGCTCATCGAGGACGGTCCGACCCTGGCGGCCCAGGCGATCCTCGCGCTCGTGGGGTTCCTCGGGCTCCTCGTCATCGCCGACCGGACCGAGTCGGGCGAGGGGGCGTTCGTGGCCATGGCCGCCTCGCGGCCGGGCTCGCCCGAGGAGGCGGACTCCACCCGCGCCGCCTGGGTCCAGACCGAGGTCTTCCCGCTGACGATGTTCGCGCTGACCGGCATGCTGGCCTTCCCGGCCGCCGGCGACCTGCTCACCCTCTTCGTGGCGCTGGAGGTGCTGTCCCTGCCGCTGTACGTGCTCTCGGGCATGGCGCGGCGGCGGCGCCTGCTCTCGCAGGAGGCGTCCCTGAAGTACTTCCTCCTCGGGGCGTTCGCCTCGGCGTTCGTCATCTTCGGCATCGCGCTGCTCTACGGCTACTCCGGCACGGTGCGCCTGTCCGGCCTCGCGCAGGCCGTCCCGGCGACCGTGGGCATGGACTGGCTGCTCCTGGGCGGCTCCGTCCTGGTGATCATGGGCCTGCTGTTCAAGGTCGGCGCCGTGCCCTTCCACGCCTGGACCCCCGACGTCTACACCGGCGCCCCCACCCCGGTCACCGGGTTCATGGCGGCCGCGACCAAGGTGGCGGCCTTCGGGGCGCTCCTGCGCTTCGTCTACGTCGTCGTGCCCGACCTCGGCTGGGACCTCGCCCCGTTCATGTGGGCGGTGATCATCCTCACCATGCTCGTGGGCACGGTGCTCGGCATCATCCAGACCGACGTCAAGCGGATGCTCGCGTACTCCTCGATCGCCCACGCCGGCTTCGTGCTCATCGGCGTCATCTCCCTGCGGTCCCAGGGCATCTCCTCGGTGCTCTTCTACCTCCTCGCCTACGGCCTGGCCACGGTCGGCGCGTTCGCCCTGGTCACCCTCGTGCGCGAGCGTGACACCGAGGGCAACGTCACCGGCGAGGCGACGCACCTGTCCCAGTGGGCGGGGCTCGGGCGGCGCAGCCCGGCCGCGGCCGTCGCGATGGTCGTGTTCCTGCTGTCCTTCGCGGGGATCCCGCTCACCGGCGGCTTCATCGGGAAGTTCGCGGTGTTCTCCGCCGGCGTCGACGGCGGCGCGTGGGTCCTCGTCCTCCTGGCGGTGCTGGCCTCGGCCGCCACGGCGTTCTTCTACGTGCGCCTCGTCGTGCTCATGTTCTTCACCGAGCCCGACGGCGAGACCACCGCGGTGGTGGCCTCGGAGGGCCTGACCACGGTGGCGGTGGGCGTCGCCGTCGTCGGCACCGTGCTGCTCGGTGTCCTGCCCGGCCCGGTGCTCGACCTCGCCGCGCAGGCGGCGGTGTTCCTTCCTTGA
- the htpX gene encoding zinc metalloprotease HtpX, whose protein sequence is MRHHNGLKTTLLFGAMWALMLGIGALVANGTGRSAFIWVFAVIGLATTFYGYWNSDKIAIRAMRARPVSEAEAPGYHAIVRELATAARQPMPRLYIAPTAQPNAFATGRNPRNAAVCCTEGILQMLEPRELRGVLGHELMHVYNRDILTSSVAAAFAGVITSVAQFMLFFGGRDRNANPLALLATALLAPIAASLIQLAISRTREYDADEDGAQLTGDPLALASALRKIEAGTSARPLQPTQRLENVSHMMIANPFRGGGAARMFATHPPMAERIARLERMAGY, encoded by the coding sequence ATGAGGCACCACAACGGCCTGAAGACGACGCTGCTGTTCGGGGCGATGTGGGCCCTCATGCTCGGCATCGGCGCCCTCGTCGCCAACGGGACCGGCCGGTCGGCCTTCATCTGGGTCTTCGCGGTCATCGGCCTCGCCACTACCTTCTACGGCTACTGGAACTCCGACAAGATCGCCATCCGGGCGATGCGGGCCCGGCCGGTCAGCGAGGCCGAGGCGCCGGGCTACCACGCCATCGTCCGTGAGCTCGCGACGGCGGCCCGCCAGCCGATGCCCCGGCTCTACATCGCGCCCACGGCACAGCCCAACGCCTTCGCCACCGGGCGCAACCCGCGCAACGCCGCCGTGTGCTGCACCGAGGGCATCCTCCAGATGCTCGAGCCGCGCGAGCTGCGGGGCGTGCTCGGGCACGAGCTCATGCACGTGTACAACCGGGACATCCTCACCTCGTCGGTGGCCGCGGCGTTCGCGGGGGTCATCACCTCGGTCGCGCAGTTCATGCTCTTCTTCGGCGGCCGTGACCGCAACGCCAACCCGCTCGCCCTGCTCGCGACGGCGCTGCTCGCCCCGATCGCCGCCAGCCTCATCCAGCTGGCGATCTCCCGCACGCGCGAGTACGACGCCGACGAGGACGGCGCGCAGCTCACCGGCGACCCCCTGGCGCTGGCCTCCGCGCTGCGCAAGATCGAGGCCGGGACGAGCGCCCGGCCGCTCCAGCCGACGCAGCGGCTGGAGAACGTCAGCCACATGATGATCGCGAACCCCTTCCGGGGCGGCGGGGCCGCGCGGATGTTCGCCACCCACCCGCCCATGGCCGAGCGGATCGCACGTCTGGAGCGCATGGCCGGGTACTGA
- the rpmG gene encoding 50S ribosomal protein L33, which produces MAKSTDIRPKITLACEVCKERNYITKKNRRNNPDRLELQKFCPRCNAKTAHRETR; this is translated from the coding sequence GTGGCCAAGTCCACCGACATCCGCCCGAAGATCACTCTCGCCTGTGAGGTGTGCAAGGAGCGGAACTACATCACCAAGAAGAACCGTCGGAACAACCCCGACCGTCTCGAGCTGCAGAAGTTCTGCCCGCGCTGCAACGCCAAGACGGCGCACCGCGAGACCCGCTGA
- a CDS encoding alpha-L-fucosidase, producing the protein MPRATGFDDRLASVRPSARQLAWQARELYGFLHVGMNTMTDAEWGTGREDPALFDPPDVDADEWVRCLAGAGMTGVVLTAKHHDGFCLWPTATTTHSVAASPWREGRGDLVREVADAAQRHGLALGIYLSPWDRSHPAYGSGRAYDDVYVAQLTELLSGYGPVFSVWLDGANGEGPTGARQVYDWERYHAVVRELQPDAVLSVCGPDVRWCGNEAGHTRPDEWSVVPRALQDAERTASQSQRSDDPGFARLVRSDDEDLGSRAALAGQDELVWYPAEVNTSIRPGWFHHPAEDGEVRSADELFALYRSVVGGNATLLLNVPPDRRGRIGAPDKEALAGLGRRVAALRASALDAAVEASSGEVLDPTLPAASRWLGGVAGTAPWWRPAADDPEPTLTLDLGAVEPVDAVVVKEAIREGQRVEGLVVSGRRDGVWRELARTGSVGYQRILGIGAEVDALRLAVTAARGVPVLAGAAALAAGAVPPGAVPPGAVPPPGGGSAQR; encoded by the coding sequence GTGCCGAGAGCGACCGGGTTCGACGACCGCCTGGCGTCCGTGCGCCCGAGCGCCCGCCAGCTCGCCTGGCAGGCGCGCGAGCTCTACGGGTTCCTCCACGTCGGGATGAACACGATGACCGACGCCGAGTGGGGGACCGGCCGGGAGGACCCGGCGCTCTTCGACCCGCCCGACGTCGACGCCGACGAGTGGGTCCGCTGCCTCGCCGGGGCCGGGATGACCGGTGTCGTCCTCACGGCCAAGCACCACGACGGCTTCTGCCTGTGGCCGACGGCGACGACCACCCACTCCGTCGCCGCATCCCCCTGGCGCGAGGGACGCGGGGACCTCGTCCGTGAGGTCGCCGACGCCGCCCAGCGGCACGGCCTCGCCCTGGGCATCTATCTCTCGCCGTGGGACCGCTCGCACCCCGCCTACGGCAGCGGTCGCGCCTACGACGACGTGTACGTCGCCCAGCTCACCGAGCTGCTGAGCGGCTACGGCCCGGTGTTCTCGGTGTGGCTCGACGGGGCGAACGGCGAGGGACCCACGGGCGCCCGGCAGGTCTACGACTGGGAGCGGTACCACGCCGTCGTCCGGGAGCTGCAGCCCGACGCCGTCCTCAGCGTGTGCGGGCCCGACGTGCGCTGGTGCGGCAACGAGGCCGGGCACACGCGCCCCGACGAGTGGAGCGTGGTCCCGCGGGCGCTCCAGGACGCCGAGCGGACCGCGAGCCAGTCCCAGCGCTCCGACGACCCGGGCTTCGCCCGGCTCGTGCGCAGCGACGATGAGGACCTCGGCTCACGCGCCGCGCTGGCCGGGCAGGACGAGCTCGTGTGGTACCCCGCCGAGGTCAACACCTCGATCCGCCCGGGCTGGTTCCACCACCCCGCCGAGGACGGCGAGGTCCGCTCCGCCGACGAGCTCTTCGCGCTCTACCGCTCCGTGGTCGGGGGCAACGCCACGCTCCTGCTCAACGTGCCCCCGGACCGGCGGGGCCGGATCGGGGCACCGGACAAAGAGGCGCTCGCCGGCCTCGGCCGGCGCGTCGCCGCGCTGCGGGCGTCGGCGCTGGACGCCGCCGTCGAGGCCTCCTCCGGGGAGGTCCTCGACCCGACCCTGCCGGCCGCCTCCCGGTGGCTCGGCGGCGTCGCCGGGACCGCCCCGTGGTGGCGGCCCGCGGCGGACGACCCCGAGCCGACGCTGACGCTCGACCTCGGCGCGGTCGAACCCGTGGACGCCGTCGTCGTCAAGGAGGCCATCCGCGAGGGGCAGCGGGTCGAGGGCCTCGTGGTCAGCGGCCGGCGCGACGGCGTGTGGCGCGAGCTCGCGCGCACCGGCTCGGTCGGTTACCAGCGCATCCTCGGCATCGGGGCCGAGGTCGACGCCCTGCGGCTGGCGGTCACCGCGGCCCGGGGGGTCCCCGTCCTGGCGGGAGCGGCTGCGCTGGCCGCCGGCGCGGTGCCGCCCGGCGCGGTGCCGCCCGGCGCTGTGCCGCCGCCCGGCGGCGGGTCCGCTCAGCGGTAG
- a CDS encoding YajQ family cyclic di-GMP-binding protein, which yields MADSSFDIVSKVDRQEVDNAVNQAAKEIAQRYDFKNVGASVTLAGDVVTMTANSAERVKAVLDVLQTKLIRRGVSLKALDLGDGEPRASGKEYRLAGSLKEGLDQENAKKITKLIRDAGPKGVKAQITGDEVRVSSKNRDDLQAVIALLKGADDVDAALQFVNYR from the coding sequence ATGGCCGACTCGTCCTTCGACATCGTCAGCAAGGTGGACCGCCAGGAGGTGGACAACGCCGTCAACCAGGCCGCCAAGGAGATCGCGCAGCGCTACGACTTCAAGAACGTCGGCGCCTCGGTGACCCTCGCCGGCGACGTGGTGACCATGACCGCCAACTCCGCCGAGCGGGTCAAGGCCGTCCTGGACGTCCTGCAGACCAAGCTCATCCGCCGCGGCGTCTCCCTCAAGGCCCTGGACCTCGGCGACGGCGAGCCTCGCGCCTCGGGCAAGGAGTACCGGCTGGCCGGGTCGCTCAAGGAGGGGCTGGACCAGGAGAACGCGAAGAAGATCACCAAGCTGATCCGCGATGCCGGCCCGAAGGGCGTCAAGGCCCAGATCACCGGCGACGAGGTGCGGGTGAGCTCGAAGAACCGCGACGACCTCCAGGCCGTCATCGCCCTGCTCAAGGGCGCCGACGACGTCGACGCGGCGCTCCAGTTCGTCAACTACCGCTGA
- a CDS encoding MaoC/PaaZ C-terminal domain-containing protein: MSEVRRPVLTELEPGTELFARTFTVDRARLVRYAGASGDFNPIHYSDRVAHEVGLPGVIAHGMATMGLAGAAVEDWAQDPGAVVDLGVRFTRPVEVPDPGAAEVEVVGTVGAVDLAAGSVRVDLRVTSGGTSVLAKAQAVVRLA, from the coding sequence ATGAGCGAGGTGCGCCGCCCCGTCCTGACCGAGCTCGAGCCCGGCACCGAGCTCTTCGCGCGGACCTTCACCGTCGACCGGGCCCGGCTGGTGCGCTACGCCGGCGCCAGCGGCGACTTCAACCCCATCCACTACAGCGACCGGGTCGCCCACGAGGTCGGGCTCCCCGGCGTGATCGCCCACGGGATGGCCACCATGGGACTGGCCGGGGCCGCCGTGGAGGACTGGGCCCAGGACCCCGGCGCCGTCGTCGACCTCGGGGTGCGCTTCACCCGGCCCGTCGAGGTCCCCGACCCGGGCGCCGCCGAGGTCGAGGTGGTCGGCACGGTCGGCGCCGTCGACCTCGCCGCCGGCTCCGTCAGGGTGGACCTGCGCGTGACGAGCGGCGGGACGTCGGTGCTGGCGAAGGCCCAGGCCGTCGTCCGGCTCGCGTGA
- a CDS encoding MFS transporter, giving the protein MSGSSAAHVPGPGPGVPAERRRADRAAWATFAVFTLNGLVFANWVSRLPAVRDALDLTPARLGILLLVGSVGSVLALPLTGAVVQRIGTRRTVVLAATLNVVSFALVAVAVGIGEVGLLAPALFAAQAGIAAWDVSMNLEGGAVEQALGRAIMPRFHAGFSLGTVLGAGMGALAALAGISVTVHLLVVLGLIYVAVLLSVRSFLPDPPLAAAADRHHGWRTTFRAWTERRTLLVGLVVLAAALTEGAANDWLALAVVDGFGTTNAVGAVGFGIFVTAMTAMRLVGTELLDRYGRVPVLRLSTALALVGLLLFTLAPAMLPALAGAVLWGLGAALGFPVGMSAASDEPVHAAARVSVVSSIGYTAFLAGPPLLGLLAEQVGYRLSLLAIAVPLVLGLALVPAARPIGAAAREEEPRPSRP; this is encoded by the coding sequence GTGAGCGGCTCGTCCGCGGCGCACGTCCCCGGCCCCGGGCCCGGCGTGCCCGCCGAACGGCGCCGGGCCGACCGTGCCGCCTGGGCCACGTTCGCCGTCTTCACCCTCAACGGGCTCGTCTTCGCCAACTGGGTCTCCCGCCTGCCCGCCGTGCGCGACGCCCTCGACCTCACCCCGGCGCGCCTGGGGATCCTGCTGCTGGTGGGCTCGGTCGGCTCGGTCCTGGCGCTGCCCCTGACCGGGGCGGTCGTCCAGCGCATCGGGACGCGCCGCACCGTCGTCCTGGCCGCGACCCTCAACGTCGTCTCCTTCGCGCTCGTCGCCGTCGCGGTCGGCATCGGTGAGGTGGGGCTCCTCGCCCCCGCGCTGTTCGCCGCCCAGGCAGGGATCGCCGCGTGGGACGTCTCGATGAACCTCGAGGGCGGAGCGGTCGAGCAGGCCCTGGGCCGGGCGATCATGCCGCGGTTCCACGCCGGGTTCTCCCTCGGGACGGTGCTCGGGGCGGGGATGGGCGCCCTGGCCGCCCTCGCGGGGATCTCCGTGACGGTGCACCTGCTCGTCGTCCTGGGCCTGATCTACGTGGCGGTCCTGCTCAGCGTGCGCTCGTTCCTGCCCGACCCGCCACTCGCGGCTGCGGCGGATCGCCACCACGGCTGGCGCACCACCTTCCGCGCCTGGACCGAGCGCCGCACCCTGCTCGTCGGGCTCGTCGTGCTCGCCGCCGCCCTCACCGAGGGCGCCGCGAACGACTGGCTCGCCCTGGCCGTCGTGGACGGCTTCGGCACCACGAACGCGGTGGGCGCGGTCGGGTTCGGCATCTTCGTCACGGCCATGACGGCGATGCGCCTGGTGGGCACCGAGCTCCTCGACCGGTACGGCCGGGTGCCGGTCCTGCGCCTGTCCACCGCGCTGGCCCTGGTGGGGCTGCTGCTGTTCACCCTGGCGCCCGCGATGCTGCCGGCGCTGGCCGGGGCGGTGCTGTGGGGCCTGGGGGCGGCGCTGGGCTTCCCCGTGGGCATGTCCGCGGCGAGCGACGAGCCCGTGCACGCCGCCGCCCGGGTCTCCGTCGTCTCCTCCATCGGCTACACGGCGTTCCTCGCCGGCCCACCGCTGCTGGGCCTGCTCGCCGAGCAGGTCGGCTACCGGCTCTCGCTGCTCGCCATCGCCGTCCCGCTGGTGCTGGGCCTGGCCCTGGTGCCGGCCGCCCGGCCGATCGGCGCGGCGGCCCGCGAGGAGGAACCCCGCCCCTCCCGGCCGTAG